One stretch of Hypanus sabinus isolate sHypSab1 chromosome 29, sHypSab1.hap1, whole genome shotgun sequence DNA includes these proteins:
- the LOC132382950 gene encoding ATP synthase subunit f, mitochondrial-like — protein sequence MADRPVPVAEKRLMDVKLGELSRWVFARDFSPNGVLGALRRGRDRYYNKYINVKRGGIGGVAMLLAGYVVLSYVWDYDHLKHERWRKYH from the exons ATGGCGGACCGGCCAG TTCCAGTTGCGGAGAAGCGCCTGATGGACGTGAAGCTGGGAGAGCTCTCCCGCTGGGTTTTTGCACGGGATTTCAGTCCCAATGGTGTTCTGGGTGCTTTACGGCGAG GCCGCGATCGATACTACAACAAGTACATCAACGTGAAACGAGGTGGCATTGGCGGGGTTGCCATGTTGCTGGCTGGCTACGTCGTGCTCAGTTACGTCTGGGACTACGATCACCTCA AGCACGAACGCTGGAGGAAATACCACTGA